The following nucleotide sequence is from Anaeromicrobium sediminis.
TCCTATAAGCTATATTAAAAGCTCTCTTCTCATAATCTTTTATTAACAATTCAAAGCTTTCCACATCACCACTTTGACATTTCTTAATCAAAGACTTTTCAATATCTAGCACACCCATTGCCTCCTTTCTTTCATCTATATAGACGGAATATTTTCTAATTTGTTCCATAAAATTTCAAAAAAATAAAATATAGTTTATAAACTATATTTTATAATTATCATTATATACTTGTATATTTCCAAGTCAATTACTATTCTGCCACTTGAACCTTTTTATGAACTTTATAAGGATGAAAAAATGACTGTACTATATTTTCATCTTTATCTAACACTACAGTAGCATGATGCATAAAATTGTTATTTAAATAATATCTTAAATCAGTAGATTTCAAAACAGTATATGGCCCTTCTTCTTCTCTCCTTATATGATATATGGGAGTAAAATTGCTAAAATGTTTACCCGCATTACTTTTTTTGAATAATTCCAAATCATATTGAGATTCTCTTTTAAATCTTTTCGTTTCTTCCACCTTATTGTTTATCCAATCAAATTGCCCTACTATATATTCATCACCTGTTCTTGTAACAAATGCCCATTTATTTAGAGCGATTAAGGCAGGTAACATTTCTATATGTTCCACATTATTATCCTTATAATATTCTAATACTTTATTTTCTGAAGAATTTTTGGACATGCTTTTAAATACCAAATATGCTCCAAATATTAAAAGAGTACTCCCATAAAAAATCCAAGTTTTATTTTTTACCATTATAAGTAGTATACATAGTATACTTATGATAGGATCATACAACATAAGGATACCCTTTTTCTGTTTCTTATTTCCTATTGGATTAAAAAGCTTTACTCCATACGAATTTAACATATCAAAAAGCGAATGAGACAGGGCCCCTAAAAAAGTCCAAAAAAATAATTGCATAAATGGCACAACAAAAAACAACTTTAATGTCACAGCTATGATAGCTGATAAAACGCCTAATCCCGGTATAGTATGTGTCATTCCTCTATGGTGTTTTAAATATAAAAAATCGTCTTTTATTCTAGCCACTACATCTATATCAGGTATAACAGACCCTATTACGCATCCAATTACTAATGGATTAGTTATATCCATTGTATTTTGAGCAAAAGAGCCTATACCCAATCCAATTATGGCATGAGTTAATGGATCCATTACAATTCCCCCTTCATTATTTTCATATTATCATACACTATATTAGTTTACCATAATTTTTGTGCAGTATCAAACTTCAAAAGATACCATTTGAATCGTTTTCCTCTTTATGTTATACTGATATAATGTATAGGTAGAAATAGTGGAATTAACAGACGCGACGGGCCCAAAATTGTTTGCGTCTGTTTTTTAGTTCTCATAAAGTCAAAATAGACATTTTTACCCATTTATTGAACTTCAGTACCAACTGATTTTTTGTTTAATTACAGAATAATTCGGAGGTACTTTTTTTATGGGCAAAACAACAATTATAAGGAGTACAAAGAAGCAAACAGAGGGAACAATTCATATTAATAAATTCATTCATAACTGTAAATTAAAAATCCTTAGACCAAAGACCTATGTTTCTAACTTTCTAGATAGGAACTTTAAAAATATTAGTGTAATATATAATAATATTGGGAATTATTTTACTATAGCATTTGAGGTAGTAACACAATAAAGTGAAAATATATCTATTTTGTAATACATGATACTTGTCATGTTATTGCCCAATTTATGGATTGCTTAAAATCAAAAAACATTCCATATTCTTGCAATGGAGACCACAATTTAAAATGAATAGTGTATGGAGGTTTAATATGGAAAATAAACAATTTAACAAATCAAGAGTAGTAAAATCTAGACCTCATCCAATATTGGCAGGCTTTATAGACTTTTACATGGTAAATCTAGTAATAGGATCAGTTGTATCGATATTTAATACCATTACAGGTATAAATATTTATTATGAAATGAATATTACTGGTGCAGTAATTCTTACGGTATTAATACTAGGTGGAGTAATAACGTATTACCTATTCTATTCGAAAAAAGTTATGTTTTTAAGTTTTGGTGAGTTTTTGACTGGACGCAGAATCGAAAGAAATATAAAAGTATGGACTAACCCATTTAATTGCAATAGGCTTGGGATATTTGTGGTGATTATAATAAATATGATAATGTTTGCGAATGAATGGGATAGTATAAGCCGGGGTTATATATACACATTTACAGGACTCATAGGGAAGTTAATAAGAATTGCCATCAAAGCCTATGCATTGAAAGAGTTCAGCAATAGAAATTTAAATGGATTAATCATACTAATCATAATTTCACTATTATCAATTATTGGTTTTCAAAGTCAAGGTGTTTTCCCTGATGAAATGAAAAAATTCGGAACATATTTTAGTTTAGTAATAGCTGCTTTTTATACTGTGATTTACATTATATATACTTTAATTTTTAAGAAACAGCAAATTCAATAATATATCACCAGCCAATGCTCAAAAACTTAGGGTCTGTGAATGTTTCACAATCTTATTGTGTTACTTTTCAATTTTTAACAGATTTTACCCACCAAAGAATGTATACTGTAAATTCCTTTGAATAGATTTACATCCGAGTTTAAACGTAGTAACACTAAAAGTACATAACGGATTATTCCTTACCAATCTACATATGAACTTCATATACTTTCTGACAATATTGTTTAACAAATATGCTCTTGCTTGACGTGCTTAAACGTCTAGAAATATTAACTGACTTAATTATCAAAGACTTTATTGACATTCTATGGTAAAAGTGCTATTATATTTGTTATCAGCAGATAATCCGTTTGGTGTATTTGGTGAAAATCCATAGTGACCAACGTGTGAAATGTAGTAGATAGGCCGAAATGGTGGAATTGGCAGACGCGACGGACTCAAAATCCGTTGATGGAAACATCGTGAGGGTTCGAGTCCCTCTTTCGGCACCATTGAATAAGCTAGGGTTTAGTACCCTAGCTTATTTTATTTTTATGAAATTTTCTTCTAACCTTCTAACCATTCTTCTAACGGACTAAAACCTTATTGGACCTCTCTTTGTTTATTTCCAATAAAAAAAGAACCTTATTGGTCCTCTCTTTATTTAATCTCTCCGTTTATCCTATTTAAAATTAAAATAACTTATTAAAAGCCACTAACACATGGAACGCATAATGTAGATAATCGTCAACTGATTATTCCACCTAACGAGCTTGCTATATTGCGACGTCCCACATGGGTCTAGTGGAATGTCTGAAAATAGTATGTTAGATGACGGTCTTAACAGCTTTTCATATTATTTATTTACCCAAAATCCATATTTTTCAATAGCTTCTTCCCTATTATCTAATGCATATTGAATAAGTTCAACTAATTTCTCATCTATCATATTACTTTTAATGCTTGATA
It contains:
- a CDS encoding metal-dependent hydrolase, with translation MDPLTHAIIGLGIGSFAQNTMDITNPLVIGCVIGSVIPDIDVVARIKDDFLYLKHHRGMTHTIPGLGVLSAIIAVTLKLFFVVPFMQLFFWTFLGALSHSLFDMLNSYGVKLFNPIGNKKQKKGILMLYDPIISILCILLIMVKNKTWIFYGSTLLIFGAYLVFKSMSKNSSENKVLEYYKDNNVEHIEMLPALIALNKWAFVTRTGDEYIVGQFDWINNKVEETKRFKRESQYDLELFKKSNAGKHFSNFTPIYHIRREEEGPYTVLKSTDLRYYLNNNFMHHATVVLDKDENIVQSFFHPYKVHKKVQVAE